A section of the Amblyomma americanum isolate KBUSLIRL-KWMA chromosome 2, ASM5285725v1, whole genome shotgun sequence genome encodes:
- the LOC144119797 gene encoding uncharacterized protein LOC144119797 — MANTTASTSFPLGVCNTTGQCAAIDPSMACSNHTCVCPSSEPVFDGGLCNSTAGMPFPLSLGDACSTDANCSSSALCLAGQCSCPPGFQPWDDRNCTAIYTVDMKVSGAP, encoded by the exons ATGGCTAACACCACCGCCAGCACAT CGTTCCCGCTCGGTGTTTGCAACACGACGGGGCAGTGCGCTGCCATCGACCCCAGCATGGCCTGCTCCAACCACACGTGCGTCTGCCCGTCGTCCGAACCGGTCTTCGACGGTGGACTTTGCAACTCCACAG CTGGGATGCCCTTCCCGCTGTCGCTGGGTGATGCGTGCTCCACCGACGCTAACTGCTCGTCCTCGGCCCTCTGCCTGGCCGGCCAGTGCAGCTGCCCACCTGGGTTCCAGCCCTGGGACGATCGAAACTGCACCGCCATTTACACTGTCG ACATGAAAGTAAGTGGGGCACCATGA
- the LOC144118696 gene encoding uncharacterized protein LOC144118696 — MMVLSICVLVHRNLDARWAKSYGNTKQPERPLFSSQASAGDDTGSTHVEQPQPSQNTDSMVAPQMDTELLGADVWQRDSLLVAGERSTELSDLRGLCSAPDESFVRPVLSGEELYQKYPHLRNMSPSSPETSSEGAPTATSGNPFRAEQLSASWITVESREMSELPSALSSSPRRRKRVPKDGAAPRHVAFPAEPATSVIPAAESESQPFVTSSSAWSSFGSSLDYMLVLPPVVASVKTSPSGTDTARRESDGRRRRHAEKTKSRDDAAKPSTSAKPSE; from the exons ATGATGGTGCTCAGCATCTGCGTCCTCGTGCACAG GAACTTGGACGCCCGTTGGGCCAAGAGCTACGGTAACACGAAGCAGCCCGAGAGGCCCCTGTTTTCATCCCAGGCGAGCGCCGGCGACGACACGGGCAGCACACACGTCGAGCAGCCGCAGCCGTCCCAGAACACCGACTCGATGGTTGCCCCGCAGATGGACACCGAGCTGCTGGGCGCCGACGTCTGGCAACGGGACTCGTTGCTCGTGGCGGGCGAGCGCTCCACGGAGCTCAGCGACCTCCGGGGCCTGTGCAGCGCACCGGACGAGTCGTTCGTGCGGCCTGTGCTGAGCGGCGAAGAGCTGTACCAGAAGTACCCGCACCTGCGCAACATGTCGCCATCGTCGCCGGAGACGAGTAGCGAAGGAGCGCCGACAGCGACTTCGGGCAATCCGTTTCGAGCCGAGCAGCTGAGTGCCAGCTGGATCACCGTCGAG TCGAGAGAAATGAGCGAGCTGCCCTCGGCACTGTCCTCGTCTCCGAGGAGGCGGAAGCGAGTGCCAAAAGACGGGGCCGCCCCGAGGCACGTAGCCTTCCCTGCCGAACCGGCCACTTCCGTCATCCCAGCTGCCGAAAGCGAATCCCAG CCGTTCGTCACGAGCAGTTCGGCGTGGAGCTCATTTGGCAGCTCGCTGGACTACATGttggtgctgccaccagtggtgGCTAGCGTGAAGACTTCGCCCAGCGGCACGGACACCGCCCGCCGTGAATCCGACGGACGCCGCCGAAGGCACGCAGAGAAGACCAAGAGCCGGGACGATGCGGCGAAGCCATCGACCTCTGCTAAGCCTTCGGAATGA